In Halobacteriovorax marinus SJ, the following proteins share a genomic window:
- a CDS encoding SDR family oxidoreductase translates to MMNFNFNEKIVVVTGGTRGIGKGVTTAFLENGAKVIATYTSNDEAANAFKDSLGELAKNIDLRKFDVSLESDVTDFYNYLESEYERVDILVNNSGIRKDHVLALMPSEDWDKVLDVNLKGTFLMTKMAIPLMMRNRFGRVINMSSVGGALGLSGQANYAASKAGQVALSKSLSKEVGKKGITINNICPGFIETELISDLPAEQVKEYKKQVPLKRFGKVEEVASAVLFLASEHAAYITGTSLEITGGL, encoded by the coding sequence ATGATGAATTTTAATTTTAATGAAAAAATTGTAGTTGTGACAGGCGGAACTCGTGGAATTGGAAAAGGTGTGACAACAGCATTCTTAGAAAATGGTGCTAAAGTTATCGCGACCTATACTTCTAATGATGAAGCTGCGAATGCGTTTAAAGACTCTTTAGGTGAGTTAGCCAAGAATATAGATTTAAGAAAGTTTGATGTCTCTCTTGAGAGTGATGTGACTGATTTTTATAATTACTTAGAGAGTGAATATGAGAGAGTTGATATTTTAGTCAATAACTCTGGAATTAGAAAAGACCATGTCTTAGCTTTAATGCCAAGCGAGGATTGGGATAAGGTTCTAGATGTAAATCTTAAGGGAACTTTTCTTATGACTAAAATGGCCATTCCTCTAATGATGAGAAATCGTTTTGGACGAGTTATTAATATGAGCTCTGTTGGTGGAGCACTTGGGCTTTCTGGTCAGGCGAATTATGCAGCCTCTAAAGCGGGTCAAGTGGCCTTATCAAAGTCTTTATCTAAGGAAGTTGGTAAGAAGGGTATTACTATTAATAATATATGCCCTGGTTTTATTGAAACAGAACTTATTTCTGACTTACCTGCTGAGCAAGTTAAAGAGTATAAGAAACAAGTTCCACTTAAACGTTTTGGTAAGGTTGAAGAAGTTGCAAGTGCTGTTCTGTTTTTAGCTAGTGAGCACGCAGCTTATATCACAGGAACATCTCTTGAAATAACTGGCGGTCTTTAA
- a CDS encoding 3-hydroxyacyl-ACP dehydratase FabZ family protein, translating into MSKFSAEVLELLPQKPPFLFVDKVIERGEGVITTSLTLTGEEDFFMGHFPGNPIMPGVLLQEASFQSGALLMASLSGKGLGVVTKVSNAKFKNFVKPGDELIMQVSLVDQVSNAYYMKAKSTVNGKVVMAIEFSCALIEE; encoded by the coding sequence ATGTCTAAGTTTAGTGCTGAAGTCCTTGAACTACTACCACAAAAACCTCCATTTCTATTCGTAGATAAAGTTATTGAAAGGGGAGAGGGTGTCATTACAACTTCTCTGACATTAACTGGTGAGGAAGATTTCTTTATGGGACATTTTCCAGGAAATCCAATTATGCCTGGTGTTTTACTGCAAGAAGCTTCTTTTCAATCGGGTGCTCTTTTAATGGCCTCTCTGTCTGGAAAAGGACTAGGAGTTGTCACTAAGGTGAGTAATGCAAAGTTCAAAAACTTTGTGAAGCCTGGTGATGAATTAATTATGCAAGTGAGTCTTGTTGATCAAGTGTCCAATGCTTACTATATGAAGGCCAAGAGTACAGTGAATGGTAAAGTGGTTATGGCCATTGAGTTTAGTTGTGCACTAATTGAGGAATAG
- a CDS encoding phytoene desaturase family protein, which yields MLLKKKDKITKDYDVIVIGSGLAGMTAANKLAQNGRSVLLLESHNKLGGFATWFKRQSGDHIFDVSLHGFPVGMIKTCKKYWSREIANQIVQVKSVKFSNPQFDIETDFTKEHYIEVLTTKFNLERDNVISFFDHLAAMNFYDDSGMTNGELFEKFFPKRNDVHRFLMEPIVYANGSTLEDPAITYGIVFSNFMSKGVYIFKGGTDKLISMMKEELIKNGVDIKLHSKVEEIVVEDKKVQGVMLGGELIKSKSVLSNSNLLSTVFKLAGADNFDPEYIEKAKEVRLNTSSCQVFMGIKKGETIPDIGELVFYSDDQDFNTDLILSPKVGSQTFSVYYPEMREDREGRYAVVSSSNARYEDWSELSKEEYLEKKKFTIERALVTLEKIIPGVRDKIDYIDCSTPLTVEKYTHHRKGASFGTKFEGLPISMEMHKQVDGLFHSGSVGIIMSGWLGAANYGVIQSHEVETYLSK from the coding sequence ATGTTACTCAAAAAGAAAGATAAAATTACAAAAGATTATGATGTTATTGTTATCGGCTCTGGCCTAGCGGGAATGACTGCAGCAAATAAGTTAGCACAGAATGGCCGCAGTGTTCTTCTATTAGAATCTCATAATAAGCTAGGGGGATTTGCTACTTGGTTTAAGAGACAATCTGGTGATCATATCTTTGATGTCTCTCTACACGGTTTTCCTGTAGGCATGATTAAGACTTGTAAGAAGTATTGGTCTAGAGAGATTGCAAATCAAATTGTTCAAGTTAAGAGTGTTAAATTTTCTAATCCCCAATTTGATATAGAGACAGACTTCACTAAAGAGCACTATATTGAAGTTCTCACTACTAAGTTTAATCTTGAACGCGATAATGTAATCTCTTTCTTTGATCATCTAGCGGCCATGAATTTCTACGACGATAGTGGAATGACTAATGGAGAGCTATTTGAAAAATTCTTCCCAAAGAGAAATGATGTTCACCGCTTCTTAATGGAGCCAATTGTCTACGCTAATGGATCAACTCTTGAAGATCCTGCGATTACTTATGGAATCGTTTTCTCTAACTTCATGAGTAAGGGCGTTTATATTTTCAAAGGTGGAACAGATAAGCTTATCTCTATGATGAAAGAAGAGCTTATTAAGAATGGCGTCGATATTAAGTTACATTCAAAGGTCGAAGAGATTGTCGTTGAGGATAAGAAAGTTCAGGGCGTAATGCTTGGTGGAGAACTTATTAAGAGTAAGTCTGTGCTTTCAAACTCAAACCTTTTAAGCACTGTTTTTAAATTGGCCGGTGCCGATAATTTTGATCCTGAATATATAGAGAAGGCCAAAGAAGTTAGACTTAATACTTCTAGTTGCCAAGTCTTTATGGGAATTAAAAAGGGTGAAACTATCCCTGATATAGGTGAGTTGGTATTTTACTCAGACGATCAAGATTTTAATACTGATCTCATTCTCTCTCCAAAAGTAGGTAGTCAAACATTCTCAGTATACTATCCAGAGATGAGAGAAGATAGAGAAGGTCGTTACGCCGTTGTTTCTTCAAGTAATGCGCGCTATGAAGACTGGAGTGAATTATCAAAAGAAGAGTATCTAGAGAAGAAGAAGTTCACTATTGAAAGGGCCCTAGTTACTTTAGAGAAAATCATTCCTGGTGTGCGAGATAAAATAGATTACATAGATTGTTCAACACCTCTTACAGTTGAGAAATATACTCACCATAGAAAAGGTGCGAGCTTTGGAACGAAGTTTGAGGGCTTACCCATTAGTATGGAAATGCACAAGCAAGTCGACGGTCTCTTCCATTCTGGTTCTGTTGGAATAATCATGTCTGGATGGCTTGGAGCTGCAAATTACGGTGTAATTCAGTCTCACGAAGTAGAAACATATTTATCAAAGTAG
- a CDS encoding HD-GYP domain-containing protein, translated as MAVSSKVILISKKSTFSDLVTFSLQSNYNFEVTLLSEQEEFQSAIDSKNQYALVVCDGSIPLGESEDIFISFCDHRLNIPYFVIGNQEYISTFKGRGPEVFNRDDCLNEMNDSLKKYFVENPLVSPKDYCPIDFSILTAFEGLSCDVYIKLITGRHLKIFRESDLIVEEDVKKYESKGVDTLYLKRRTAHWILKQVNLNFKKVLTAIESGEKVEINEQTNSSNSFADLVNEIKQEKNSEKEQEEAEEDSSDKKEQSFADLLAEIKNEKAAKKEKKIQESVDGTFKLSDEFKKDIDKKVHKAIKVMTKANNLKKFFQKLSVDRNPDQYVKIHINLLCKITCAIADIMEWNHESTLEKLIYVSYMHDITMVEMPHVARIENMEAFEKIKDTLSETEQKMYLNHPQIIADMVLETDDYPVDAEKIILQHHELPGQNGFPHKIQTTRILPLSCLFIIAHDLVDYIIENPEWTLEEYIPICKEKFSGPGFTKIIRKLPELKA; from the coding sequence ATGGCCGTAAGTTCAAAAGTTATATTAATTAGTAAGAAGTCTACATTTTCAGATCTTGTGACATTTTCATTGCAAAGTAATTACAACTTTGAAGTCACTCTTCTTTCTGAACAGGAAGAGTTTCAATCTGCAATAGACTCAAAAAATCAATACGCTCTAGTCGTGTGCGATGGCTCAATTCCACTTGGAGAAAGTGAAGATATATTCATCTCTTTTTGCGATCATAGATTAAATATTCCATACTTTGTTATCGGGAATCAGGAATATATAAGCACCTTTAAAGGAAGAGGCCCTGAAGTTTTTAATAGAGATGATTGCCTAAATGAAATGAATGACTCTCTTAAGAAGTATTTTGTAGAAAATCCGCTTGTTTCACCCAAGGATTATTGTCCAATAGATTTTTCAATTCTCACTGCTTTTGAGGGACTAAGTTGTGATGTCTATATTAAGTTGATTACTGGTAGACATCTGAAGATCTTTAGAGAGAGTGATTTGATTGTTGAAGAAGATGTGAAGAAATACGAGTCAAAAGGAGTGGATACTCTCTATCTCAAAAGAAGAACTGCTCACTGGATTCTAAAGCAGGTAAATTTAAACTTTAAAAAAGTTCTAACAGCGATAGAGAGTGGTGAGAAGGTTGAGATTAATGAACAAACTAATTCGAGCAATAGTTTCGCTGATCTTGTAAATGAAATAAAACAAGAGAAGAATAGTGAAAAAGAGCAAGAAGAAGCTGAAGAAGACTCAAGTGATAAGAAAGAGCAGAGCTTTGCAGACCTTCTTGCGGAAATAAAGAATGAAAAGGCCGCAAAGAAAGAGAAGAAGATACAAGAAAGTGTAGATGGCACTTTTAAGTTATCAGATGAGTTCAAAAAAGACATTGATAAGAAAGTTCATAAGGCCATTAAGGTTATGACTAAGGCCAATAACTTAAAGAAATTCTTCCAAAAACTAAGTGTTGATAGAAATCCTGATCAATACGTTAAGATTCATATTAATCTTCTTTGTAAAATCACTTGTGCGATTGCAGATATAATGGAGTGGAATCACGAATCTACTTTAGAGAAGTTAATTTATGTGAGTTATATGCACGATATAACCATGGTAGAGATGCCACATGTTGCCCGTATAGAAAATATGGAAGCCTTTGAGAAGATAAAAGACACTTTGAGTGAGACTGAGCAGAAGATGTATCTTAATCACCCACAAATTATTGCTGATATGGTGCTAGAGACTGATGATTACCCTGTAGATGCTGAAAAAATTATTCTTCAACATCACGAGCTTCCTGGTCAGAACGGATTTCCACACAAGATTCAAACTACACGAATACTTCCTCTTTCGTGTTTATTTATTATTGCTCATGACTTGGTCGACTATATAATTGAAAATCCTGAATGGACTCTTGAGGAGTATATTCCTATTTGCAAAGAGAAGTTCTCTGGGCCAGGGTTTACAAAAATTATTCGTAAACTACCGGAGCTTAAGGCGTAA
- a CDS encoding enoyl-ACP reductase FabI → MDFGFKNKNFVISGVANRKSVAYFVAKSLSESGANLILTVQSEDHLTKVQKLIPEALTYIVDVENSDDISNFGKEISKLGRKIDGFLHSIAFANYSEGIKPFHETKLEDYLQATNISSFSLVALSNTLRPSFSEDASIVTVSISDTRATSYGYMGPIKASLDATVAYLAKSLSAESRIRCNAVCAGPLKTSASAGIPGYINNYLFAQSLTLRKENLKTAEVANTISFLLSSLSSGINATGIKVDAGMSCNHFDADVVNTVANNL, encoded by the coding sequence ATGGATTTTGGTTTTAAAAATAAAAACTTTGTAATATCAGGTGTGGCAAATCGTAAGAGTGTTGCCTACTTTGTTGCTAAAAGCCTAAGTGAGTCCGGAGCAAACCTTATTCTAACTGTCCAATCAGAGGATCATTTAACTAAGGTTCAAAAACTTATCCCAGAGGCACTCACTTATATTGTTGATGTTGAAAATAGTGATGATATTTCAAATTTTGGAAAAGAGATTTCAAAATTAGGTCGAAAGATTGATGGCTTTCTTCACTCTATCGCCTTTGCCAATTACTCAGAAGGTATTAAGCCTTTTCATGAAACGAAATTAGAAGATTATTTACAGGCAACTAATATTTCTTCATTCTCCTTAGTTGCCTTATCTAATACTCTGAGACCTTCTTTTAGTGAAGATGCTTCAATTGTGACTGTATCTATCTCTGATACAAGGGCCACTAGTTATGGATATATGGGTCCTATTAAGGCCTCTCTCGATGCCACAGTGGCGTACTTAGCAAAATCTCTAAGTGCTGAGTCAAGAATTCGATGTAATGCTGTTTGTGCGGGACCTTTGAAAACTTCTGCTTCAGCTGGAATTCCAGGCTATATCAATAATTACCTCTTTGCTCAAAGTCTTACTTTAAGAAAAGAGAATTTAAAGACAGCAGAAGTCGCGAATACTATTTCATTCTTATTGAGTTCTCTTTCAAGTGGAATTAATGCAACTGGTATTAAGGTTGATGCAGGTATGAGTTGTAATCATTTTGATGCTGATGTTGTAAATACAGTAGCAAATAATTTATAA
- a CDS encoding glutathione peroxidase yields the protein MSFENREGQRIPSADFKIINEKGLQSIASDDLFKNKKVILFSLPGAFTPTCSSTHLPRYNQLAKTFAKEGVDEIVCLSVNDAFVMKSWGESQEADKVTLLADGNGEFTEKMGLLVDKSDLGFGKRSWRYSMLVNNGVIEKMFIEPDKPGDPFEVSDADTMLAFINDKAELPKAITVITKPGCPFCTKAKELLRSKELDFEEVILGRDATSVSLAALTGQGKVPQVFVDGKRIGGSDDLEKYFS from the coding sequence ATGAGTTTTGAAAATAGAGAAGGACAAAGAATTCCAAGTGCGGACTTTAAAATAATAAATGAAAAAGGACTACAAAGTATTGCATCAGATGATTTATTCAAGAATAAGAAAGTCATCTTGTTTTCACTACCAGGTGCCTTTACACCAACATGCTCTTCCACTCACCTTCCTCGCTATAATCAACTAGCAAAGACTTTTGCAAAAGAAGGTGTCGACGAAATTGTTTGTCTCTCTGTTAATGATGCCTTCGTGATGAAATCTTGGGGAGAAAGTCAAGAAGCAGATAAGGTAACTCTACTAGCGGATGGTAATGGTGAATTTACTGAGAAGATGGGTCTATTAGTAGATAAGTCAGATTTAGGATTTGGTAAGAGATCTTGGCGCTACTCAATGCTTGTAAATAATGGAGTTATTGAGAAAATGTTCATTGAACCAGATAAGCCAGGTGACCCATTTGAAGTCAGTGATGCTGATACAATGCTTGCCTTCATTAATGATAAAGCAGAGCTTCCAAAGGCCATCACAGTTATCACGAAACCGGGATGTCCTTTTTGTACAAAAGCGAAAGAGTTATTAAGAAGCAAGGAGCTAGACTTTGAAGAAGTGATTCTTGGAAGAGATGCGACCAGTGTTTCTTTAGCTGCACTTACAGGGCAAGGAAAGGTTCCTCAAGTATTTGTAGATGGAAAGAGAATTGGTGGAAGTGATGATTTAGAAAAGTATTTTTCATAG
- a CDS encoding efflux RND transporter permease subunit, translating into MKSIITYFTKNHLVSNILFVGVFLMAIFAWNQIGKEEMPEFESNWMRVSASYPGAAAEDVELFVTKPIEDELKEVTGIEEIYTTSSTGSSSFRIVIDEDSANYSEVVQNIKDATLRASLPREVDTPTFRQFKSTEKAIIDVGFYLEGERALDYAARKKLQSMVLNFENQIKSLGVVSGIDKKGYDDPELHILIDPDKLNENDLSIDRLVSIIRNNHIRVPLGTLEDKDQSKVTAIHELEDKESLDSLFVVGNYGGKGVRLGEIAHVEPQFKKSTTIRKLQGHEGIVINVKKKFSTDILTAQENVVKFVEEFKKTHSESGLRVVLMDDESYDVKNRLSIVASNGIIGFILIFLVLFVFLDFKSGLWVGMGIPFTLAFAIISMTLVGYTINNMTLAAVIIVMGIVVDDAIVVAENISRKRYLGESPIDAAVNGTHQIITPVFGSILTTCVAFVPLLFFEGFFGKFVEYIPFVIISMLVASLLESTTILPSHLLERKSFFSRFKFLSFNSSWFFKYEEKFSVLLEKCLRWRAAVLLVAVLLSGISGYLFKTKMKFVMFPREEGKEVHIKVIGPKGANRFEMSKLIEPLEEMILRDKKDGVVAVQSTIGESRRGSGVLENQASVNVELVNKDDRELGLNDFIERWEKESQEIKGLTKINFLKSRWGRSSGSALEIQVQENNDKNRDEVTKLIEKYMLEDESLKDVEIEKPLNRREYNFKINQERLVRFNLSPENITTSLRSFVEGAILYTISKGDEDVEVRLTVDDKNKFDLSNLRELKIENNSGGFITLDKVVSIEEYMKPANIQRKDYKRTTIVYGNIKDGVAITPVEVAEKYEAKVFPKIIKDYPSSVITFIGEVKDTRESGGDFVISLIMVIGVIYIILVIMFNSLGAPLLIMAIVPFGLSGVVYALLAHGMYVYGFFAAVGALGMIGVVVNDAIIMISKLEEDISTMEENSLAKIASVSSTRLRPIVVTTLTTVAGVLPTAYGIAGYDSMLAEMMLSMGWGLLLATIVTLFLIPCLYSYFFSVRLFILKKTHIHLEDE; encoded by the coding sequence ATGAAATCAATTATTACGTACTTTACTAAGAATCACCTTGTCTCCAACATCCTCTTCGTTGGAGTCTTTCTCATGGCCATCTTTGCTTGGAATCAAATAGGTAAAGAGGAGATGCCAGAGTTTGAGAGTAATTGGATGAGGGTCTCAGCTTCTTATCCTGGTGCAGCCGCTGAAGATGTCGAACTCTTCGTGACTAAGCCCATTGAAGACGAACTTAAGGAAGTAACGGGAATAGAAGAAATTTATACGACTTCTTCAACAGGCTCATCTTCTTTTAGAATCGTCATAGATGAGGATTCAGCAAATTATAGTGAAGTTGTTCAAAATATTAAGGACGCAACTCTAAGAGCAAGTCTTCCAAGAGAAGTTGATACTCCGACATTTAGACAATTTAAGTCTACAGAAAAGGCCATAATTGATGTTGGGTTCTACCTAGAAGGTGAAAGGGCCCTCGACTATGCAGCGAGAAAGAAGTTGCAAAGTATGGTTCTAAACTTTGAAAATCAAATTAAATCTTTAGGTGTTGTTAGTGGCATTGATAAGAAAGGATACGACGATCCTGAGCTACATATATTAATTGATCCAGATAAGCTTAATGAAAACGATTTATCTATAGATAGATTGGTAAGCATCATAAGAAATAACCATATAAGAGTTCCTCTCGGAACTTTAGAGGATAAGGATCAATCTAAAGTTACAGCTATTCATGAGTTAGAGGATAAGGAAAGTTTAGACTCACTCTTTGTTGTGGGAAATTATGGTGGGAAAGGTGTTCGCCTAGGAGAGATTGCCCACGTTGAGCCTCAATTCAAGAAATCAACAACCATCAGAAAGCTGCAAGGACATGAGGGAATTGTCATTAATGTAAAAAAGAAATTCTCTACAGATATCCTAACCGCTCAAGAAAATGTGGTGAAATTTGTTGAAGAGTTTAAGAAGACTCACTCTGAGAGTGGGCTAAGAGTCGTGCTTATGGATGATGAATCCTATGATGTTAAGAATAGACTCTCTATTGTGGCGTCTAATGGAATTATCGGATTTATTCTTATCTTTCTTGTTCTCTTTGTTTTCTTAGACTTTAAATCTGGTCTATGGGTTGGGATGGGAATTCCATTCACTCTGGCCTTTGCGATTATAAGTATGACTCTTGTAGGTTATACAATTAATAATATGACTCTTGCTGCCGTGATTATCGTAATGGGAATCGTCGTTGATGATGCAATTGTTGTTGCTGAAAATATCTCTAGGAAGAGATATCTGGGAGAGAGCCCCATTGATGCAGCTGTGAATGGTACACATCAAATTATTACTCCTGTTTTTGGAAGTATTCTAACAACATGTGTGGCCTTTGTTCCTCTTCTTTTCTTTGAAGGTTTCTTTGGTAAATTCGTTGAGTATATTCCTTTTGTTATTATATCAATGTTAGTGGCCTCTCTTTTGGAGTCTACGACTATCCTTCCATCGCACTTATTAGAGAGAAAATCTTTCTTTTCAAGATTTAAATTCTTAAGTTTTAATTCAAGTTGGTTCTTTAAGTATGAAGAAAAGTTCTCTGTGCTACTTGAGAAGTGTCTAAGGTGGAGAGCCGCAGTTCTTTTAGTCGCTGTGCTCCTTTCAGGTATATCAGGATATTTATTTAAAACGAAAATGAAGTTTGTGATGTTTCCTAGAGAAGAAGGAAAAGAAGTTCATATAAAAGTTATCGGTCCTAAGGGGGCAAATAGGTTTGAGATGTCTAAGCTGATCGAGCCTTTAGAGGAGATGATTCTTAGGGATAAGAAAGATGGTGTGGTTGCTGTTCAATCAACTATTGGGGAGAGTAGAAGAGGCTCTGGTGTTCTTGAAAATCAAGCGAGTGTTAATGTAGAGCTTGTTAATAAAGATGACAGGGAATTGGGTCTAAATGATTTTATTGAGCGTTGGGAGAAAGAATCTCAAGAAATAAAGGGGCTCACTAAGATTAACTTCTTAAAGTCTCGCTGGGGAAGAAGTAGTGGCTCTGCACTAGAGATTCAAGTGCAGGAAAATAATGATAAGAATCGCGATGAAGTCACAAAACTTATCGAAAAATATATGCTTGAAGACGAATCTCTAAAAGATGTAGAGATCGAGAAACCTCTAAATAGAAGAGAGTATAATTTTAAAATCAATCAAGAAAGACTTGTAAGGTTTAACCTCTCACCTGAAAATATCACAACTTCTCTAAGGTCTTTTGTTGAAGGCGCAATCCTCTACACCATTAGTAAAGGAGATGAAGATGTGGAAGTCCGTCTTACGGTGGATGATAAGAATAAATTTGATCTAAGTAATCTACGTGAGTTAAAAATTGAAAATAATTCAGGTGGTTTCATCACTTTGGATAAAGTTGTCTCTATTGAAGAGTATATGAAGCCTGCTAATATTCAACGTAAAGATTACAAGAGAACGACAATTGTCTATGGGAATATCAAAGATGGTGTTGCCATTACTCCAGTTGAAGTGGCCGAGAAGTACGAAGCTAAAGTTTTTCCTAAAATTATCAAGGACTATCCTAGTTCAGTCATTACCTTTATTGGTGAAGTTAAAGATACTCGAGAGTCAGGCGGGGACTTTGTTATCTCACTTATAATGGTTATTGGTGTGATTTATATTATTCTCGTTATTATGTTTAACTCTCTCGGTGCACCATTGTTGATTATGGCAATTGTTCCCTTTGGACTTTCTGGCGTCGTCTACGCACTCTTAGCACATGGTATGTATGTCTATGGCTTCTTTGCTGCTGTTGGGGCCCTTGGTATGATTGGTGTCGTCGTAAATGATGCCATTATAATGATTTCTAAATTAGAAGAAGATATCTCAACTATGGAAGAAAACTCTCTGGCTAAAATCGCTTCGGTTTCTTCTACGAGACTTAGACCAATTGTTGTTACGACTCTTACGACGGTAGCGGGGGTCTTACCAACGGCCTATGGAATCGCTGGCTATGATTCTATGTTGGCCGAGATGATGCTCAGTATGGGGTGGGGTCTATTGCTTGCCACGATTGTTACACTCTTTTTAATCCCGTGTCTTTACTCTTATTTCTTTAGTGTAAGACTATTTATTTTGAAGAAAACTCATATTCACTTGGAGGACGAATGA
- a CDS encoding class I SAM-dependent methyltransferase, with protein MSFYDHQYNNVLSNSYEYSPNNSLLDLIQLFKGQYPSFVPKKALEVGCGAGLHLVNTFEGLQLDGLDISEGAINYVSKENKGQFYCCDFLNFESERKWDLILDGHLLHCLIGASSFDSYFSKVSELLSDKGYLLLEVMCNTRNMDFDEGFYFDERSSVLSDSTKEIRTILTAFEIEQLIQRNGLKIVYLRVDETIKFIPNSIRNESRPSDPDRMRVICLKE; from the coding sequence ATGAGTTTTTATGATCACCAGTATAATAATGTATTATCAAATAGTTATGAGTATTCTCCCAATAATTCACTCTTAGATCTTATTCAGCTTTTCAAGGGACAGTATCCAAGTTTTGTCCCAAAAAAGGCCCTTGAGGTGGGTTGTGGAGCTGGGCTTCATCTTGTTAACACTTTTGAAGGCCTCCAGCTTGACGGTCTCGATATTAGTGAAGGTGCTATAAATTATGTCTCCAAGGAAAATAAAGGGCAGTTTTATTGTTGTGACTTTCTTAACTTTGAAAGTGAGCGTAAGTGGGATCTTATTTTAGATGGACACCTCCTTCATTGTTTAATAGGTGCAAGCTCTTTTGATAGTTACTTTAGTAAGGTGAGTGAACTGCTTAGCGATAAAGGTTATTTGCTTCTAGAGGTTATGTGCAATACTAGGAATATGGACTTTGATGAGGGGTTTTATTTTGATGAGAGGAGTTCTGTGCTTAGTGATAGCACTAAAGAAATTCGTACAATCCTAACAGCTTTTGAAATAGAGCAATTAATTCAGCGAAATGGCCTTAAAATTGTTTACTTAAGAGTTGATGAAACGATAAAATTTATACCAAATTCAATTCGAAATGAAAGTCGTCCAAGTGATCCAGATAGAATGAGGGTTATTTGTCTAAAGGAATAG
- a CDS encoding mechanosensitive ion channel family protein: MTWLQTTFKYLSMPLFEISGNKISLISIFLAVGVFFLTTTLAKMSERFIERILIDKQIDSGVRGSIVRISRYVVLFVGILITLDTVGISLSSLAALGAVLMVGIGFGLQNITQNFISGIIILFERPVKVGDFVHVKDISGRVVEIGARSTLIHTRDDVAIIVPNSQFISEQVINQSFTGENMRMTVDVGVSYGSDTAKVKSVLLEVASETAGILTDPAPKVFFENFGDSSLDFSLAVWINDIWDNRETLSNVRLEIDRRFREEGISIPFPQRDIHIIKEA, translated from the coding sequence ATGACGTGGTTGCAAACAACATTTAAGTATCTCTCTATGCCGCTTTTTGAGATTAGCGGAAATAAAATTTCTCTCATATCAATTTTTCTCGCCGTCGGGGTTTTCTTTCTAACAACGACTCTCGCAAAGATGAGTGAGCGCTTCATTGAGCGAATACTCATTGATAAGCAGATAGACTCAGGAGTTAGAGGCTCAATCGTTAGAATTTCAAGATACGTTGTCCTCTTTGTGGGAATTCTCATCACATTAGATACAGTAGGGATTTCACTCTCTTCGCTAGCTGCTTTAGGGGCTGTCTTAATGGTGGGGATTGGTTTTGGCCTCCAAAATATTACTCAGAACTTTATCTCTGGAATAATTATTCTCTTTGAGAGACCTGTAAAGGTAGGTGACTTTGTTCACGTTAAAGATATTTCAGGTAGAGTTGTAGAAATTGGTGCGAGATCAACTCTTATTCACACGAGAGACGATGTGGCGATTATTGTTCCCAATAGCCAATTTATTTCAGAGCAGGTCATCAATCAAAGTTTCACTGGTGAGAATATGAGAATGACGGTTGATGTGGGTGTTTCCTACGGCTCTGATACTGCGAAGGTTAAGAGTGTACTTTTAGAAGTTGCCAGTGAAACAGCTGGAATCTTAACAGACCCTGCACCAAAGGTGTTCTTTGAAAACTTTGGTGACTCATCACTAGACTTTAGTCTTGCCGTCTGGATTAATGATATTTGGGATAATCGAGAAACCCTTTCTAATGTTCGTCTAGAAATTGATAGACGTTTTAGAGAAGAGGGGATTTCGATACCATTTCCACAAAGAGATATTCACATTATAAAAGAAGCATAA